A single region of the Musa acuminata AAA Group cultivar baxijiao chromosome BXJ1-11, Cavendish_Baxijiao_AAA, whole genome shotgun sequence genome encodes:
- the LOC135597574 gene encoding zinc finger CCCH domain-containing protein 40-like has protein sequence MAHRLLRDAQADGWERSDFPIICESCLGDNPYIRMTKADYDKECKICKRPFTVFRWRPGRDARYKKTEICQTCCKLKNVCQVCILDLEYGLPVQVRDTALAINSNDAIPKSDVNREYFAEEHDRKARAGIDYESSYGKVHPNDTILKLQRTTPYYKRNRAHVCSFYMRGECTRGAECPYRHEMPETGELSQQNIKDRYYGVNDPVALKLLSKAGEMPSLEPPEDESIKTLYVGGLDARVSEQDLRDNFYAHGEIESIRMVLQRACAFVTYTTREAAEKAAEELVNKLVIKGLRLKLMWGRPQAPKPEGETQDDDAARQGLVAHGGMLPRAVISQQQSNQQPLPPGTETHQQQQPNYFNIPAPPQAARTFYPSMDPQRMGAVIQSQGGSDDKTGSEKQKGQQAPNVQGHAYPMVPPHLQGQYPHYYPPYGYMAPPPPPYQQQYPPYQSMMSRPPPPAPPAMQQYPQGPPGPS, from the exons ATGGCGCATCGGCTGCTGAGAGACGCCCAAGCCGACGGATGGGAGCGTTCCGACTTCCCCATCATCTGCGAGTCCTGTCTCGGCGACAATCCCTACATCCGAATG ACAAAGGCTGACTATGATAAGGAGTGTAAGATCTGCAAACGGCCTTTTACAGTCTTCAGATGGAGGCCTGGACGTGATGCAAGGTACAAGAAGACAGAGATCTGCCAGACATGCTGCAAGCTGAAGAATGTTTGCCAGGTGTGCATCCTTGATCTTGAATACGGGTTGCCAGTTCAGGTTCGGGACACTGCTCTTGCAATCAATTCTAATGATGCCATCCCAAAGAGTGATGTGAATCGGGAGTACTTTGCTGAAGAGCATGACCGCAAG GCCAGAGCTGGCATAGATTATGAGTCTTCATATGGGAAGGTGCATCCAAATGACACGATCTTAAAGCTTCAAAGGACAACACCATATTACAAAAGAAATCGAGCACATGTTTGTAGCTTTTATATGCGTGGTGAATGCACTCGTGGAGCTGAATGTCCATATCGACATGAAATGCCTGAAACTGGTGAATTATCTCAGCAGAACATAAAAGATCGATACTATGG AGTGAATGATCCTGTTGCCCTAAAGCTTCTAAGCAAGGCTGGTGAGATGCCATCTCTGGAGCCCCCAGAAGATGAGAGTATAAAAACCCTGTATGTCGGTGGCCTTGATGCCCGAGTCTCTGAGCAAGATCTGAGGGATAACTTCTATGCCCATGGTGAGATTGAATCCATCAGGATGGTGCTTCAGCGAGCATGTGCATTTGTAACCTACACGACAAGAGAAGCAGCTGAAAAAGCAGCAGAGGAGCTTGTCAACAAGCTAGTCATCAAGGGCCTTCGTTTGAAGTTGATGTGGGGGAGACCACAGGCACCAAAACCAGAGGGAGAAACACAAGATGACGATGCTGCAAGGCAAGGGCTTGTTGCCCATGGAGGGATGCTCCCAAGGGCTGTAATATCTCAGCAGCAGAGCAACCAGCAACCTCTACCACCAGGCACTGAGACTCATCAGCAGCAACAACCTAACTATTTCAACATCCCTGCACCGCCACAAGCTGCACGGACATTCTACCCATCCATGGATCCTCAGAGGATGGGTGCTGTAATCCAATCGCAGGGAGGTAGCGATGACAAAACTGGATCAGAAAAGCAGAAAGGGCAGCAAGCACCAAATGTTCAGGGGCATGCTTATCCTATGGTTCCTCCACATCTTCAGGGCCAGTATCCACATTATTATCCACCATACGGGTATATGGCCCCACCCCCACCACCTTATCAGCAGCAGTATCCCCCTTACCAGTCGATGATGTCCCGACCACCTCCACCGGCACCACCTGCAATGCAGCAATACCCTCAAGGGCCACCTGGACCATCGTAA
- the LOC103972598 gene encoding receptor-like protein kinase ANXUR1: MSSQYHHLSFLLVSLCLVLSSSAASYVPSDSILLNCGSSSEATDSDGRKWIADSPTSTSSLVSKNSNPATAVYQDPSLPSAVPYMSARIFASESTYKFAVNKTERHWVRLHFYPSTYGDHAPNNSYFAVSTSDGVTLLKNFSAYITAKALTQAYIVKEFSIPPASDGSLSLTFTPSNDHNGSFAFVNGIEIISMPAIYSEPAELVGFSDQNVEVGDSALLTMYRLNVGGQYLPASNDSGLSRTWYDDSPYIYGAGFGVTSSASGKLEIKYPKDTAEYLAPTDVYSTARSMGPDPKVNMNFNLTWIFQVDGNFTYLVRLHFCEFQMSKINQRVFDIFINNQTAQAQADVIAWTSAKAVPTYKDYAAYVTDGAGDEQLWVALHPSAAAKPEYYDSVLNGLEIFKLNDGVGNLAGPNPEPSALLAEAELSTEQPSFASESSRKVHMIGSAAGGVAAASVALAICAVAYRRKKGMTGDEFGGGGAGWLPLYGGNSRSSAGNSTISGKSCASSHLANLAAICRHFSFAEIKKATKNFDESLVIGVGGFGKVYKGTVDGGTKVAIKRSNPSSEQGVNEFQTEIEMLSKLRHKHLVSLIGFCEENGEMILVYDYMAHGTLREHLYKSNKPPLPWKQRLEICIGSARGLHYLHTGAKYTIIHRDVKTTNILLDEHWVAKVSDFGLSKTGPTMNQSHVSTMVKGSFGYLDPEYFRRQQLTEKSDVYSFGVVLFEVLCARAALNPSLPREQVSLADWALQCQKRGVLADIIDPQLEGKIGRECLHKFAETAETCLLDHGVDRPSMGNVLWNLEFALQLQESFESGEPVPEEMADKAAAVGNGVALAAVSEVSDDTDGQSTVAVFSQLINPVGR, translated from the coding sequence ATGAGTTCCCAGTACCACCATCTCTCCTTCCTTCTCGTCTCCCTGTGCCTCGTTCTTTCCTCCTCTGCTGCCTCTTACGTCCCCTCCGATTCGATTCTCCTGAACTGTGGTTCTTCCTCGGAGGCCACCGACTCAGACGGTAGGAAATGGATAGCTGACTCGCCGACGTCGACGTCTAGCCTCGTCTCGAAGAACTCCAACCCGGCCACCGCCGTGTATCAGGACCCGTCTCTCCCTTCGGCGGTCCCTTACATGTCTGCGCGGATCTTCGCGTCGGAATCAACCTATAAGTTCGCCGTCAACAAGACCGAGCGGCACTGGGTGCGTCTCCACTTCTATCCCTCCACCTACGGCGACCACGCCCCGAATAACTCGTACTTCGCGGTCTCCACCTCCGACGGCGTCACCCTTCTCAAGAACTTTAGTGCGTACATCACCGCCAAGGCCCTCACGCAGGCCTACATCGTGAAGGAGTTCTCCATCCCGCCGGCCTCCGACGGCAGTCTAAGCCTCACCTTCACGCCATCGAACGACCACAATGGTTCCTTCGCCTTCGTCAATGGCATCGAGATCATATCGATGCCGGCTATCTACAGCGAGCCGGCGGAATTGGTGGGCTTCTCCGATCAGAATGTCGAGGTTGGGGATTCTGCTTTGCTCACGATGTACAGGCTCAACGTCGGAGGGCAGTACTTGCCGGCGAGCAACGATTCCGGCCTTAGCCGGACTTGGTACGACGACTCTCCCTACATCTATGGTGCTGGGTTCGGTGTCACCTCCTCGGCAAGCGGCAAACTCGAGATAAAGTATCCGAAGGATACGGCGGAGTACCTTGCCCCCACTGACGTCTACAGCACTGCTAGGTCGATGGGTCCTGATCCGAAGGTCAACATGAACTTTAATCTCACTTGGATCTTCCAAGTCGATGGCAACTTCACCTATCTCGTCAGGCTCCACTTTTGCGAGTTCCAGATGAGCAAGATCAATCAGAGGGTCTTCGATATCTTCATCAACAATCAAACTGCACAAGCTCAAGCAGATGTGATTGCGTGGACTTCTGCAAAGGCCGTGCCGACCTACAAGGACTATGCGGCGTACGTGACCGATGGCGCCGGCGATGAGCAGCTGTGGGTGGCGTTGCACCCTTCGGCGGCGGCAAAGCCCGAGTATTACGACTCTGTTCTGAATGGTTTGGAGATCTTTAAGCTGAACGATGGTGTCGGGAACTTGGCAGGACCCAATCCTGAGCCGTCTGCGTTGCTCGCCGAAGCCGAACTGAGCACAGAGCAACCTAGCTTCGCATCCGAATCCAGTAGGAAGGTGCACATGATAGGCAGTGCGGCAGGTGGAGTTGCAGCAGCCAGCGTCGCCCTTGCCATTTGTGCCGTGGCCTATCGGCGCAAGAAGGGGATGACTGGAGATGAGTTCGGTGGTGGTGGCGCAGGTTGGTTGCCTCTCTACGGTGGCAATTCTCGTTCGTCAGCTGGCAACTCAACGATCTCCGGCAAGAGCTGCGCGAGCAGCCACCTGGCTAACTTGGCGGCGATCTGCAGGCATTTCTCCTTCGCTGAGATCAAGAAGGCAACCAAGAACTTCGACGAGTCGCTCGTTATAGGAGTTGGGGGATTCGGGAAAGTATACAAAGGAACCGTAGACGGGGGAACCAAAGTGGCGATCAAGCGATCGAACCCATCGTCGGAGCAGGGCGTCAACGAGTTCCAAACTGAGATCGAGATGCTCTCGAAGCTGCGGCACAAACATCTGGTCTCCCTCATCGGATTCTGCGAAGAGAACGGCGAGATGATCTTGGTTTACGACTACATGGCACATGGGACTCTCAGGGAGCACCTTTACAAGAGCAACAAGCCGCCATTGCCATGGAAACAGAGGCTGGAGATATGCATCGGATCTGCAAGGGGACTTCACTACCTCCACACCGGTGCCAAGTACACGATCATTCACAGGGACGTCAAGACCACCAACATTCTACTGGACGAGCATTGGGTCGCCAAGGTTTCGGACTTCGGGCTGTCGAAGACCGGCCCCACGATGAACCAGTCTCACGTGAGCACGATGGTGAAGGGGAGCTTCGGGTACTTGGACCCCGAGTACTTCCGGAGGCAGCAACTGACCGAGAAGTCCGACGTCTACTCCTTCGGTGTCGTCCTCTTCGAGGTGCTGTGCGCGAGGGCAGCACTGAATCCAAGCCTCCCGAGGGAGCAGGTCAGTCTTGCGGACTGGGCACTGCAATGCCAAAAGAGAGGAGTTCTGGCAGACATCATCGACCCCCAGCTCGAAGGAAAGATCGGCCGTGAGTGCTTGCACAAGTTTGCAGAGACTGCCGAGACGTGCCTCTTGGATCATGGAGTCGATCGGCCTTCCATGGGGAACGTGCTGTGGAACCTCGAGTTCGCGCTTCAACTGCAAGAAAGCTTCGAAAGCGGGGAACCCGTTCCAGAGGAGATGGCAGACAAAGCTGCAGCGGTCGGCAATGGCGTTGCCCTTGCTGCAGTGAGTGAGGTGAGCGATGACACAGACGGGCAGAGCACGGTTGCAGTCTTCTCGCAGCTCATTAATCCAGTGGGGAGATGA
- the LOC103972599 gene encoding FHA domain-containing protein At4g14490-like: MEPPALLLTVEKGPRKGETLECKPGTVARVGRFVRGNTLAIRDPGVSQKHLAFEFLADAPSWAVSDLGTSNGTLVNDRQIPPSAPFPLSDGDIIKIGESTVIAVKIVAEERHGLDGGVDDADEKERSGVGGRRGRSRRGAPPLPAVEEGVAGAAEGRIGGRGKGRPKKGASSAAASAVPKEDEILERPAVEESVRYEAKNVVAAKGRMRGRRPITRSAAAKVSNDQKQTEEPHVSVRVDDSEAVEPVEVFEKGSKMVVSGAAEEAVDGGEKEEPARDEEKEAVEDMEKMTLGEWFDQMEKFLPLMINDAAEEIIASLRAKAQHFDEFISTSSTSH, encoded by the coding sequence ATGGAACCCCCCGCCCTCCTATTGACCGTCGAGAAGGGCCCGAGGAAGGGCGAGACCCTCGAATGCAAGCCCGGCACCGTCGCCCGGGTCGGCCGCTTCGTCAGGGGCAACACCCTCGCCATCCGCGACCCCGGCGTCTCCCAGAAGCACCTCGCCTTCGAGTTCCTTGCCGACGCCCCCAGCTGGGCCGTCTCGGACCTCGGCACCTCCAATGGCACCCTCGTTAACGACCGACAGATCCCGCCATCCGCCCCCTTTCCACTATCTGACGGCGACATTATCAAGATCGGTGAGTCTACGGTCATCGCCGTCAAAATCGTCGCGGAGGAAAGGCACGGTCTCGATGGTGGTGTTGATGATGCTGATGAGAAGGAGAGGAGCGGGGTGGGTGGGAGGAGGGGGCGGTCGCGGAGGGGTGCGCCTCCCCTTCCGGCTGTGGAGGAGGGCGTGGCTGGTGCGGCGGAGGGGAGGATTGGTGGACGGGGGAAGGGGAGGCCAAAGAAGGGggcttcttctgctgctgcttctgcagTTCCAAAGGAAGATGAGATCTTGGAACGCCCGGCGGTGGAGGAGAGTGTCAGATACGAGGCAAAGAATGTCGTGGCAGCAAAGGGGAGGATGAGAGGAAGAAGGCCTATAACGAGGTCCGCTGCTGCTAAGGTTTCCAATGACCAAAAGCAAACGGAGGAACCTCATGTTTCAGTTCGTGTTGACGATTCTGAAGCTGTTGAACCTGTCGAAGTATTTGAAAAGGGCAGCAAGATGGTGGTAAGTGGTGCTGCTGAGGAAGCAGTAGACGGTGGAGAAAAGGAAGAACCAGCAAGGGATGAAGAAAAGGAAGCGGTTGAAGATATGGAGAAAATGACATTGGGCGAATGGTTTGACCAAATGGAAAAGTTCTTGCCTCTGATGATTAACGATGCCGCAGAGGAGATTATTGCGAGTTTAAGGGCCAAAGCTCAACATTTTGATGAGTTCATTTCTACTAGTTCCACTTCTCACTGA